GATCATCAATCATAAAAAGGTTCAACGGATTATGAAAAAGCTTGGCTTAAAAGGCTTAAAGTTCAGAAGGAAATCTAGAAGCTATAGCTCTTACAAAGGTACCGTAGGTAACGTGGCCAAGAACAGGTTGAATCGCCGTTTTCAAACAGCTCATCCTCTTCAAAAGCTGGCAACCGATATTACTGAATTCAAATGCTTAGGTGGCGGAAAGTTGTACCTGAGCCCGATCCTGGATATGCATAATAGTGAAGTGATTTCATTTGGCGTCAGTCAACATCCGACATTGGATTTCGTTATGAAACCATTAGAAGAAGCTCTGAACCTTGTAAAGTATGCAAAATACCGTACAACTATTCACTCTGATCAAGGATGGCATTATCAGCACTATACATGGGTCAAGGCCCTGAAAGGGCAAAAGGTATTTCAAAGTATGTCCCGAAAAGGAAATTGTATCGACAATGCCCTTATGGAGAACTTTTTTGGTTTACTAAAGCAGGAAATGTATTATGGAGAGAAGTTACGCACATACGAAGAACTTAAAAAAGATATTGAAACGTATATCCATTATTACAACCATGATCGAATCAAACAAAAGTTGGCTGGCATGAGTCCGGTTCAATATCGTCTGCATACCAGCCAAATGGCTGCTTAATAAAAACTCTAACTTTTGGGGGTCACATCAAGTTCAGTGTGCCATTTTTAGAATCATTATAAAAATGAATCACTGAACTCCGTCCCCACTGCGCCGCTCACTGCTTAAGCAAGCTCTCCCCCTTATCAATAATCTCCTTCTTCTTATCAGCATCCCGCTTCTGCCACTGCTTATAGACCAGCCCCATCCGATGATTATCACTGAGTTTGTCAGCGTGCCGATCTAAGAAGTGCCAGTAGAGTGCGTTGAATGGACAGGCGTCTTCTTCTGTCTGGTGGTTAACGTTATATTTACAGGAACCGCAGTAGTTGCTCATTTTGTTGATGTATTTACCTGATGCGACGTAAGGCTTGGTGGAAAGGACGCCTCCATCTGCATAGAGTGCCATCCCGAGTACGTTCGGCAGCACGACCCAGTCGTGGGCATCGATATACATTTCGTTGAACCAGTCTGCGGTCTGCTGCGGTGAGAGTCCGTAAAGTGTTGCGTAGTTGCCAATGACCATGAGCCGCTGGATATGGTGGTTGTAGCCATGCTCCACTACCGGCCGGATTGACTCATGCATACAATTCATATCGGTATCTGCATCCCAGAAAAAAGACGGCAGATCGCGCTCATGGTTAAAGTTATTAACATCACGGTACTTTGGCATCTTCTTCAGATAGATTCCCCGTATAAACTCACGCCAGCCAATGAGCTGCCTGATAAATCCTTCAGCTGAGTTAAGCGGCACCTCTCCATCCAGATAGGCTTGTTCAGCTTTACTGACTACCTCCATTGGCGTAAGCAGCCCAATATTTATAGAAGAAGACAGAAGTGAGTGCGACATAAAATCGTCCCCTTCAAGCATTGCATCCTGGTAAGTACCAAAGGTTTCGAGCCTTTCTTTGATGAACTGATTCAGTGCCTGTAACGCTTCTTTCCTCGTCACCGCCCATCTGAACGGCTTAATCTCACCCGGGTTATCTCCGAACTGCTTTTCAACCTTTTCAATGACATCTTTGGTGATATCATCCGGCCTGAATGACCGGGCTTTTGTAAATGTGGTATCGCTTTTAGCCGACTTACGGTTATCCTGATCGAACGACCACTTGCCACCTACAGGATTCTCCCCCTCTACCAGCACGTTGAGACGCTTTCGCATCCTTCGGTAAAAAGGATCCATCTTCCACGGTCCATCACCCTTCAGCTCATTTTTGATTTCCTCAACAGTCAGTAAAAACAGCGGACGGGCGTCAAGCACTTCCACTTCAATACCAGACAGCCCCTTCTCCCACTTTTTCATCGCCTGAGTCATCCGATAATCCGTGTGAACCGTATAATAAACCTTCTCAGGCTTAAACTCTTTCGCATGCGCCTTCCACGCATCCTCAAACGAATCCGCTTCACGGTAATCCACCTGATACCCCTTCTCCTCAAGCTCCGCTGCAAAATGCCGCATCGCAGAAAAAATCAACACAAGCTTCTGCTTATGATAATGCTGCCACGTCGAACGCGACTGCGCTTCAATCATCAAAAACACATCATCCTCATCAGCCTCTTTCACTATCGGCAGCTCATGACACAATTGATTCCCAAAAATCCAGCGTGTAGCCATGGAATCACCTCCTGATAGTGGTATACCCATTGTGCAGGCGGATGAGTCGGGTGGATGTGCACATTGGGGACGGAGTTGCGTGTGCTGTTTTTAGAATGGTTATTAAAATGTACACCCCCGGGACGGAGTTGAGTGATCCACTTTTAGAATCATTCTTATAATGGATCATTCAACTCCGTCCCCAGTGAGCCACTTTCATTACCGAACCAAAAAATGCTAAAATAAAAAGAAAAAAATGGCAGGTGTTTTTTTGTATGTAAAGGCTTTTAGAATTCTTTCTTATATTGCGGCAGCGGTTGTGTTAGTGAATGTTGGGCTGAGGTGGTTTGCGGATATTGATTTAATTGGTCCCGCCTGGTTTCTGGTGCCGACGATCATTTTGGCTGTTGGGTTGGGGATGGAGTCATACATAGATAAAACCCGAGGAAACAAATTAGCCTATTTTTATTTCCTCGCGAGCGGGATCATGTTGGGTTTTTTGGTTTATGAAGTTGTTAATCAAGTCTTCATCTGAAAAAACGCTATGAGCAGCTCCGTTTCCAAACGAAGTTGTCCATAGCGTTTCCCTAATGTTATTCAGTATCCTTCTTCCACTCGTCCTGCTCAATCAGCATTTTACCAGGCCAGGTATATGCAAGAATCCCGCCGTCTGCTTTAATATCTTCCCCGGTTACATATGAACTGTCGTCTGAGGCAAGGAACAGTGCAACAGTCGCCATTTCGCGCGGTTTCCCTAGTCTGCCAAGCGGTGTGATCCACTTGTTGGCTTCACGGAATGCTTCACCCATCTTCTCCTGTTTTGATCCGACCAGTTCATCAATGAGCGGCGTTTCAATTGTTCCCGGTGAAACGGAATTTACACGGATGCCGTGACGCGCGTAATCGATCGCTGTCGCCTTGGTAAAGTTGATAATGCCACCTTTTGCAGCATTATAGCCTGAGCGGTCAAGGTCTGCAGCGTGTCCTGACATAGAACCGTTATTAATAATCGAACCGCCGTGATCCATCATTAGTGGGATAATAAATTTACTCATTAGAAACGTCCCGCGAAGGTCTACTGCGATAATCCGGTCAAAAAGCTCAATCGGATATTCATGTACCTTTCCACCCTGCTGATCCACTCCTGCATTGTTGAACAGAACATCCACCGTTTTATATTCTTCCTTGATCGCTTCTGCAAATGACTCTACACTCTTTTCATCGGAAACATCAACTTCATAAGCAACTGCCTTGCCGCCGTTACTAGTGATTTCACTTACCACCTGATCAAGCTCATCCTTGTTTACATCAGCAAGTACCGTTACAGCACCTTCCTCAGCAAAAACGTGTGCCGTTGCTTCACCGATTCCAGTAGCAGCTCCCGTGATTATTGTCGTCTTGCCCGATAAACGTCCCATTCGAAAAACCTCCTGTTATTTGTATATACATGAGGTTCCCTTTTTGTGGAAGTGTAAACATAGAGCGGCATACCCGGGACGGAGTTGATGTGACCCCCAAAAGTTAGAGTTTTTATTAAGCAGCCATTTGGCTGGTATGCAGACGATATTGAACCGGACTCATGCCAGCCAACTTTTGTTTGATTCGATCATGGTTGTAATAATGGATATACGTTTCAATATCTTTTTTAAGTTCTTCGTATGTGCGTAACTTCTCTCCATAATACATTTCCTGCTTTAGTAAACCAAAAAAGTTCTCCATAAGGGCATTGTCGATACAATTTCCTTTTCGGGACATACTTTGAAATACCTTTTGCCCTTTCAGGGCCTTGACCCATGTATAGTGCTGATAATGCCATCCTTGATCAGAGTGAATAGTTGTACGGTATTTTGCATACTTTACAAGGTTCAGAGCTTCTTCTAATGGTTTCATAACGAAATCCAATGTCGGATGTTGACTGACGCCAAATGAAATCACTTCACTATTATGCATATCCAGGATCGGGCTCAGGTACAACTTTCCGCCACCTAAGCATTTGAATTCAGTAATATCGGTTGCCAGCTTTTGAAGAGGATGAGCTGTTTGAAAACGGCGATTCAACCTGTTCTTGGCCACGTTACCTACGGTACCTTTGTAAGAGCTATAGCTTCTAGATTTCCTTCTGAACTTTAAGCCTTTTAAGCCAAGCTTTTTCATAATCCGTTGAACCTTTTTATGATTGATGATCAGCCCGTCACTCTTAAGTGCCGCCTGGATTCGACGGTACCCATAGTTGCCATTGTGGGCATCGAAGATGAATCGAATCTGATCTTCAAGCTCCTGATCCGGATTAACATTATGCATCCGTTTAATATGATAATGATAGGAAGCTTCAGGAATGCCTACAACCATTAATACATCCTTTAGTCTGAATGTTTCTTTGAGTTCGAACGATAGCGCTGCTTGTGCTTTTCGAGATAGTTGTTCGGATCCTTCTGAAAAGCTTTTAACTTTTTTAAATAAGCAACCTCAAGACGTAATAACTCGTTTTCTCTCTCTAATTCTTTTTCTCTGTTAGACGCTTCATTTTGATTAGAGGCTGTCTCGTTTTGACCATTCTTCTTTTTATCTGACATGGTTGATTGTCCTCTCGGGTTCTCTAGTGCTTCATAACCCCCTTCAAGGAACTTTTTCTTCCATTCGCCAATTAACGATGGGTTCGTTAGTCTAAATTGAAGGGCTGTTTCAGTTTGGGAAGCACCTGTTCTGTCCATAAAGCTTATTACATCCAGTTTAAATTGAACAGAATAAAATGCCTTTTTCTTTTTCTTCAACCCTTCTTCACCAAAGTGCCG
This region of Jeotgalibacillus malaysiensis genomic DNA includes:
- a CDS encoding transposase is translated as MVVGIPEASYHYHIKRMHNVNPDQELEDQIRFIFDAHNGNYGYRRIQAALKSDGLIINHKKVQRIMKKLGLKGLKFRRKSRSYSSYKGTVGNVAKNRLNRRFQTAHPLQKLATDITEFKCLGGGKLYLSPILDMHNSEVISFGVSQHPTLDFVMKPLEEALNLVKYAKYRTTIHSDQGWHYQHYTWVKALKGQKVFQSMSRKGNCIDNALMENFFGLLKQEMYYGEKLRTYEELKKDIETYIHYYNHDRIKQKLAGMSPVQYRLHTSQMAA
- a CDS encoding transposase, which gives rise to MVVGIPEASYHYHIKRMHNVNPDQELEDQIRFIFDAHNGNYGYRRIQAALKSDGLIINHKKVQRIMKKLGLKGLKFRRKSRSYSSYKGTVGNVAKNRLNRRFQTAHPLQKLATDITEFKCLGGGKLYLSPILDMHNSEVISFGVSQHPTLDFVMKPLEEALNLVKYAKYRTTIHSDQGWHYQHYTWVKALKGQKVFQSMSRKGNCIDNALMENFFGLLKQEMYYGEKLRTYEELKKDIETYIHYYNHDRIKQKLAGMSPVQYRLHTSQMAA
- a CDS encoding short-chain dehydrogenase; translation: MGRLSGKTTIITGAATGIGEATAHVFAEEGAVTVLADVNKDELDQVVSEITSNGGKAVAYEVDVSDEKSVESFAEAIKEEYKTVDVLFNNAGVDQQGGKVHEYPIELFDRIIAVDLRGTFLMSKFIIPLMMDHGGSIINNGSMSGHAADLDRSGYNAAKGGIINFTKATAIDYARHGIRVNSVSPGTIETPLIDELVGSKQEKMGEAFREANKWITPLGRLGKPREMATVALFLASDDSSYVTGEDIKADGGILAYTWPGKMLIEQDEWKKDTE
- a CDS encoding deoxyribodipyrimidine photolyase — protein: MATRWIFGNQLCHELPIVKEADEDDVFLMIEAQSRSTWQHYHKQKLVLIFSAMRHFAAELEEKGYQVDYREADSFEDAWKAHAKEFKPEKVYYTVHTDYRMTQAMKKWEKGLSGIEVEVLDARPLFLLTVEEIKNELKGDGPWKMDPFYRRMRKRLNVLVEGENPVGGKWSFDQDNRKSAKSDTTFTKARSFRPDDITKDVIEKVEKQFGDNPGEIKPFRWAVTRKEALQALNQFIKERLETFGTYQDAMLEGDDFMSHSLLSSSINIGLLTPMEVVSKAEQAYLDGEVPLNSAEGFIRQLIGWREFIRGIYLKKMPKYRDVNNFNHERDLPSFFWDADTDMNCMHESIRPVVEHGYNHHIQRLMVIGNYATLYGLSPQQTADWFNEMYIDAHDWVVLPNVLGMALYADGGVLSTKPYVASGKYINKMSNYCGSCKYNVNHQTEEDACPFNALYWHFLDRHADKLSDNHRMGLVYKQWQKRDADKKKEIIDKGESLLKQ
- a CDS encoding transposase, with amino-acid sequence MVKYNEKFKLMIVKEYLNGPHGIRILARKHGIQSKTQIFNWVNIYRHFGEEGLKKKKKAFYSVQFKLDVISFMDRTGASQTETALQFRLTNPSLIGEWKKKFLEGGYEALENPRGQSTMSDKKKNGQNETASNQNEASNREKELERENELLRLEVAYLKKLKAFQKDPNNYLEKHKQRYRSNSKKHSD